One Lucilia cuprina isolate Lc7/37 chromosome 4, ASM2204524v1, whole genome shotgun sequence DNA segment encodes these proteins:
- the LOC111690869 gene encoding uncharacterized protein LOC111690869 isoform X1 → MVIGNQDTGGTNNGSHPSGIPQDQIDNIMSGIANTGDVKMNNHRKKLRQRFDIIKKLGQGTYGKVQLGINKETGQEVAIKTIKKCKIEAESDLVRIRREVQIMSSVQHPNIIHIYEVFENREKMVLVMEFAAGGELYDYLSERKVLSEEEARRIFRQVATAVYYCHKHKICHRDLKLENILLDEHGNAKIADFGLSNVFTEQCLLATFCGSPLYASPEIVEGTPYHGPEVDCWSLGVLLYTLVYGSMPFDGSNFKRLVKQISQGDYYEPKKPSRASSLIREMLTVCPRKRATIEQICSHWWVNENDNVSCLELAEDLANQTPVRLDVLLSLTPVAVTAEQLVVPSADGGNSVGKNAVIPRSHSVGSIRDVVPNTEAERRILDMVAAGGEAALMPSPTRTITPAQSPLQTKRKLENTISTDNAVGVALKKKDKTEDSATNVFTNELATGGVAASRSKVTSTSLVEESVPMEMDEMAAGKREEFSTKDMELVDDLCEQLIQDKNANIDKEKSNVMGMLADNNNIDTAEDSPEKTKGATKVIKKFVNKHKTADLVNVIGQIDQEESNSLKAQITPDSVAPTITSGGPQFVRKCSLQDESPLNKLNAERRKSRILETAEKFQQMNASNTNTGDKGKKFIIPGVSVGNFKKEYERKASTGTGNQGQQLTVGERRALEQVAAAAAAATITGENESPTCESIDPVPVEASDSKASVTSFSLDEARRSMENSIALLRQAQTESSKDVNQLCAKTENIHVSDSQVSKTATDRERKLINARAIIGNAIQPVLHRPQPLPPLTSSSFFGNGGGGGSGGYVQMRAVSGSFLGTSRIPATENHANNYYHDHPVVYQKNPSLSNTSTQPPNANVALAAARHTLMGRLAAGGIGSSVQPITLGPMQKNVTCLSPSKRTGQEQFKTPHNMNFPSSVSSSSSSPLPSTSFPSSFTQPQHPLPTQPFGSTATNTAANAKALGATKITNSCNVININSTPKPFYNASQSPLWKFSQGSGDSPSAGTMKTSTASITLKSATLPRRKTAKTEIQLDIKPPIAEQPSMRFTTEMQHPVADLRSAPPREGPVPYSPIKAPTNQRASSLEPKEHVIPIQRPPSTYARTISNTTNRSGSLSRQSTNDSESDTTTTNMSQATITGSSQPIKKSPREFIIPIAVEGGGFITPREGSIEPSESSHTTGTTSSRSTFTRLRPTRRIGSLLSETGVDEGSPFQKLRTSSSIRDGDDDTRFTLHKLRSSRPVKKISQENDSQSSGEEDDDDDGFEILTAENLFSTLLQRVRALTNRMNVNNDITTAFPSSSRLLSNMRQAQGPFWNQEPFGRSKVSYTYSETIEKRQVRLNSAAMGAPWRHSMSRDLGSDMDSMFSRTGATLPRGNKSSEAKVTKNCNISAESTGDDMEEPLDLADLDLSRLRLSKKDLETLSNIAPGLPKCFQEQLLAKLPPTQARKLSRTLSVQTNQNCSSVKIYKRSQSSGRNVAPPKAPVDPAGLKEIEGQTTPINEKCSDTTKEISSTKKIHSKSKSSDDNCKDITSVYSSDINDKYRYYSPYVNKISKDTSQKHASKVGPTEAISGGATFGRPPSGRLSPPPSSESTTRRLTQRRISRLVRPDFFEVPLEELPVDQNHIANTGQCEADVTDASTKLKNSRQIRNKSVELLSEYTNSISKNHDALKYNRRSLSRSRDLEEMNKVDKNQLADKILQELQILSSIRSQEVDVHESSTNNDIINEKPISTIKKIKKVKAKEKSTESSTDVDAKNSNTVIKKVKKIVKKSESLCTPVTKDLPNEFPENNNEKNKIISDIPSPKKVSKLKRPKSYPMKDSISSSNASEIISTNLTSTSKALNSNILATTEHLTTTGNVSPTEANSPACIAARESRILRPKSYPTSKLIAPKETKLTIRKKINKIEEVSTSTACQNPENTSQVAEATSLGENKVVKVPKKNKFSNSSSISTTTSSTPNTTTSAGEESKESSPVASVQSKGKVTEKKTNKGLLYAIGQKFEKLRASATSNSCANIPTHKKSSLEKSSPEKITNKIPEVKKTKSLSGNSSSKVTQSGKIRSKAMISSGTCNEDCNAESESTAKPIKNEKRSRIDAMIRNLRERSVPRSQPIVSSESNYIKRAVSVEEMPGTFNKKSVNKVLGLFKRYEKDANPENRVRSVRSTSNIERDICNSSPIYQNADAVRKMNENVAKSSSSAGVNRDSSTIKTCKGSAVCNCQDMMPSPASPLCPDCCTKTDENGRNLPSAEGNQEKRKGLILELVKPDKNQQINTTINNVRSSKMYPCLNDNDIYSNISPYSKSINSSSGIGSSILTAEKSSNNNNSSIIKQNNSSNNNNHCSSLHTSQTSGYRTSSTHEVNQNNNLLSPSFENIGNYSSDSRSYQEDCASTSTFLSPTEEAELCFDTWSVCSEDNYRGQRATPSPTVSHLSRASQASSPTRRGDSSEAGESVVDRIKRRSFYCRFNEKKPKRTSSIVGPNAVREYYREQSSASKTRSSTKIATASGEREHSPDITQEFFRPLKLSPIGTELKPPVYRSSFSSSHDYSSSSGRPRKSLNDIRTPTSPSCLSERRYTSFANPENELLTNTSSFSSRFKGNTFDEVPRSGVGASTTYYNTYNPKRRFSFTTNTGISSSGISSNNSPQVDGYATMGRRPIRAYDHRTMSLLDPPNTNTYRHENNTSSSLRDYTSSLSRSNSRYRKSSTPRSPTNI, encoded by the exons ATGGTAATAGGCAATCAAGATACTGGTGGGACCAACAATGGGTCCCATCCATCTGGTATTCCACAAGACCAAATTGATAATATTATGAGCGGCATTGCTAATACTGGTGATGTAAAGATGAATaatcacagaaaaaaattaagacaaag ATTCGATATAATAAAGAAACTGGGACAAGGAACTTATGGTAAGGTACAGTTAGGTATTAATAAAGAGACTGGGCAAGAAGTGGCAATAAAAACCataaagaaatgtaaaattGAAGCAGAATCCGATCTTGTACGCATACGAAGAGAAGTACAGATTATGAGTTCTGTACAGCATCCAAATATTATACACATCTATGAAG TATTTGAAAATCGCGAAAAAATGGTTTTAGTTATGGAGTTCGCTGCTGGCGGTGAACTGTATGATTATTTATCCGAGCGTAAAGTCTTGAGTGAAGAGGAGGCCCGTCGAATATTTCGACAAGTAGCTACAGCTGTTTATTATTgccataaacataaaatatgtcACCGAGATCTGAAACTGGAAAATATTCTATTAGATGAACACGGTAATGCAAAG ATTGCCGATTTTGGTCTGTCGAATGTTTTCACCGAGCAATGTTTGCTGGCGACATTTTGCGGTTCTCCGCTATATGCTTCGCCTGAAATAGTGGAAGGCACTCCATACCATGGGCCAGAAGTCGATTGTTGGTCTCTAGGTGTTCTTCTTTATACCCTAGTCTATGGATCAATGCCATTTGATGGATCCAATTTTAAAAGACTTGTAAAACAAATTAGCCAAGGGGATTATTATGAACCAAAGAAACCGTCTCGAGCATCTTCTTTGATTCGTGAGATGCTAACGGTTTGCCCTCGCAAGCGTGCTACAATTGAACAGATATGTTCACATTGGTGGGTCAATGAAAATGATAATGTATCTTGTTTGGAATTGGCGGAGGATCTAGCTAATCAAACACCAGTACGATTAGATGTTCTTCTATCGTTGACGCCAGTGGCGGTAACAGCTGAACAGTTGGTAGTACCTTCAGCTGATGGTGGGAATTCAGTAGGAAAAAATGCTGTCATTCCACGAAGCCATTCTGTTGGTTCAATACGCGATGTAGTTCCTAATACAGAAGCTGAACGTCGAATATTGGACATGGTTGCAG CTGGCGGCGAAGCAGCTCTTATGCCATCTCCCACACGTACCATCACTCCTGCACAAAGTCCACTTCAGACCAAACGAAAACTTGAAAATACCATATCAACAGACAATGCAGTAGGCGTagctttaaaaaagaaagataaaaCAGAAGATAGTGCTACTAACGTCTTTACAAATGAATTAGCAACAGGAGGGGTAGCAGCATCTAGATCGAAAGTAACATCAACTTCTTTAGTTGAAGAAAGTGTACCCATGGAAATGGATGAAATGGCAGCAGGAAAAAGAGAAGAATTTTCAACGAAAGACATGGAATTGGTAGACGATTTGTGTGAACAATTAATACAAGATAAAAACGCCAACATCGATAAAGAAAAGAGTAATGTCATGGGTATGTTAGCAGATAATAACAATATCGATACGGCGGAAGATTCTCCCGAAAAGACAAAAGGTGCAACGAAGGTGATAAAGAAGTTTGTGAATAAACATAAAACGGCGGATTTGGTCAATGTCATTGGACAAATAGATCAGGAGGAGTCAAACTCTCTAAAAGCTCAGATCACCCCCGATAGCGTCGCGCCTACAATAACTAGTGGTGGTCCGCAATTCGTTCGCAAGTGTAGTTTACAAGATGAATCTCCgctaaataaattaaacgcTGAACGCAGAAAATCTCGTATACTTGAAACAGcagaaaaatttcaacaaatgaaTGCTTCCAATACGAATACTGGCGATAAGGGCAAGAAATTCATTATTCCTGGTGTAAGTGTTGGtaattttaaaaaggaataCGAGCGCAAAGCTTCTACTGGGACTGGAAATCAGGGACAACAACTTACTGTAGGAGAACGTCGTGCACTGGAACAAGTTGCTGCTGCAGCCGCTGCTGCAACAATAACTGGGGAAAACGAAAGTCCTACATGTGAAAGTATTGATCCCGTACCTGTTGAAGCCAGTGACTCAAAGGCATCCGTAACATCCTTTTCATTAGACGAAGCTCGACGTTCGATGGAAAACTCAATTGCGTTGTTGCGTCAAGCTCAAACAGAGTCCTCCAAAGATGTTAACCAACTATGTGCCAAAACGGAAAATATACATGTCAGCGACTCTCAGGTCTCCAAAACTGCAACTGATAGAGAACGAAAGCTAATTAATGCTCGTGCGATTATTGGAAATGCAATTCAACCAG ttttacacAGGCCACAACCACTACCACCATTAACATCTTCATCGTTTTTCGGCAACGGCGGCGGGGGCGGTTCCGGGGGCTATGTTCAAATGCGTGCGGTTAGTGGGAGTTTTTTGGGAACAAGTAGAATACCCGCTACTGAAAATCATGCGAATAACTACTATCACGATCATCCAGTAGTCTATCAAAAAAATCCGTCATTGTCTAACACTTCAACTCAGCCACCAAATGCAAACGTTGCCCTCGCCGCTGCTCGGCACACTTTAATGGGACGTTTAGCTGCTGGTGGTATTGGTAGTTCTGTCCAACCGATCACTTTGGGGCCCATGCAAAAAAATGTAACTTGCTTATCGCCATCAAAACGTACAGGACAAGAACAATTCAAAACACCCCATAACATGAATTTTCCATCCTCTGTGTCGTCGTCATCGAGCTCACCTTTGCCATCAACATCATTTCCGTCGTCCTTTACACAACCACAACACCCACTGCCGACACAGCCATTTGGTTCCACAGCTACCAACACCGCCGCCAATGCAAAAGCACTAGGCGCTACCAAAATCACCAACTCTTGCAATGTCATAAACATTAACAGTACGCCAAAACCGTTCTATAATGCATCTCAATCGCCATTGTGGAAAT TTTCCCAAGGGTCAGGGGATTCTCCATCGGCCGGTACTATGAAAACATCAACTGCATCAATAACGCTCAAGTCGGCTACTTTGCCACGTCGGAAAACCGCTAAAACAGAAATTCAGCTGGATATTAAACCACCAATTGCTGAACAACCATCAATGCGTTTCACTACAGAGATGCAGCATCCCGTTGCTGATCTGCGCAGTGCTCCACCTCGAGAAGGTCCTGTTCCTTATAGTCCTATCAAAGCACCGACAAATCAAAGAGCATCTAGCTTAGAACCCAAAGAACATGTTATACCTATTCAAAGACCACCATCAACCTACGCACGCACAATTTCAAATACAACAAATAG GTCTGGATCGTTGTCACGTCAGTCGACCAATGATTCTGAGTCGGacacaacaactacaaatatGTCACAAGCGACAATTACTGGTTCCTCACAGCCCATTAAGAAAAGTCCTCGAGAATTCATTATACCTATTGCTGTGGAGGGCGGTGGATTTATAACACCTCGTGAAGGTAGCATAGAACCGTCTGAATCCAGTCATACAACTGGTACAACATCAAGTCGATCAACATTTACACGATTGCGGCCAACCCGACGTATAgg atcaCTGCTTAGCGAAACTGGAGTCGATGAAGGATCTCCATTCCAAAAATTGCGCACATCCTCCTCTATTCgcgatggtgatgatgatacTCGTTTCACTTTACACAAATTAAG aaGCTCAAGACCAGTAAAGAAAATAAGTCAAGAAAATGATTCACAAAGTTCTGGAgaggaagatgatgatgatgatggttttgaaattttaacagcGGAAAATCTATTTTCAACACTTTTGCAACGT GTCCGGGCACTCACCAATCGCATGAATGTAAACAATGATATTACTACAGCTTTTCCCAGTTCAAGTCGTCTTCTAAGCAATATGAGACAGGCTCAAGGTCCTTTTTGGAATCAAGAACCATTTGGAAG ATCTAAAGTGAGTTACACGTACAGTGAAACAATTGAGAAAAGACAAGT CAGACTCAACAGTGCTGCAATGGGTGCACCATGGCGCCACAGTATGTCTCGTGATTTAGGCAGTGACATGGATTCCATGTTTTCACGTACTGGTGCAACACTGCCAAGAG GTAATAAATCATCGGAAGCAAAGGTAACTAAGAACTGTAATATATCCGCGGAAAGTACAGGCGATGATATGGAAGAGCCACTTGACTTGGCTGATTTGGATTTGTCGCGTTTACGCTTAAGTAAAAAAGATCTGGAAACGTTATCTAATATTGCTCCGGGACTTCCCAAGTGTTTTCAGGAACAGTTATTAGCAAAGTTACCACCGACTCAAGCACGCAAATTGTCAAGAACGTTAAGTGTGCAAACAAATCAAAACTGTTCGTCGGTCAAAATATACAAACGTAGTCAAAGCAGTGGACGAAATGTTGCGCCACCTAAAGCACCAGTTGATCCAGCAGGTTTGAAAGAAATCGAAGGTCAAACCACACCAATTAACGAAAAATGTTCTGACACTACAAAAGAAATATCTTCcactaaaaaaatacacagcaagaGTAAAAGCAGCGATGATAATTGCAAGGACATTACATCAGTGTACAGTAGTGATATAAATGATAAATACAGATACTATTCTCCATATgtgaataaaatttcaaaagataCATCACAAAAACACGCTTCGAAAGTCGGCCCTACTGAAGCAATATCAGGTGGAGCTACGTTTGGGCGTCCTCCAAGCGGAAGACTCTCGCCACCGCCATCATCAGAATCTACAACCAGGCGACTAACACAACGTCGTATATCGCGCTTGGTTCGACCAGATTTCTTTGAAGTACCACTTGAAGAACTACCTGTTGACCAAAATCACATAGCAAACACTGGACAGTGTGAGGCTGATGTTACCGATGCTTCCACAAAATTAAAGAATTCTCGGCAAATCCGTAATAAGAGTGTCGAACTTCTTTCGGAATATACGAATAGTATTTCTAAGAACCACGATGCTTTAAAATATAACCGTAGAAGTCTCTCGCGTTCAAGGGACTTGGAAGAAATGAACAAAGTCGACAAAAACCAGTTAGCTGACAAAATACTGCAAGAACTCCAAATTCTGTCATCAATACGATCCCAAGAGGTGGATGTTCATGAATCAAGTACTAATAACGATATTATTAACGAAAAACCAATATCTACcattaagaaaattaagaaagtaAAGGCCAAAGAAAAGTCGACAGAATCTTCTACTGATGTCGACGCCAAAAACTCAAACACAGTCATAAAAAAggtgaaaaaaattgttaagaaatcaGAATCATTGTGTACCCCAGTGACTAAAGATTTGCCCAACGAATTTCCGgaaaacaataatgaaaaaaacaaaataatttccgATATTCCCTCTCCTAAAAAGGTATCTAAACTTAAACGACCCAAATCATATCCAATGAAGGACTCAATTTCTAGTAGTAATGCCTCAGAAATAATTAGCACAAATTTAACTTCAACCAGTAAAGCTTTGAACTCCAATATACTTGCTACAACGGAACATTTAACCACCACGGGAAATGTAAGTCCTACCGAAGCAAACAGTCCTGCATGTATTGCGGCACGTGAAAGCAGAATATTACGGCCTAAGAGTTATCCTACTTCAAAACTTATAGCACCCAAAGAAACTAAACTAACGATacgtaaaaaaattaacaaaattgaaGAAGTTTCGACGTCCACAGCATGCCAAAACCCAGAAAATACTTCTCAGGTCGCCGAAGCAACATCTTTAGGCGAAAACAAAGTTGTAAAAGTGCccaaaaagaacaaattttctaattcTAGTAGTATAAGCACGACAACTAGTTCAACTCCAAATACAACTACAAGCGCGGGAGAGGAATCAAAAGAGTCTAGTCCCGTCGCTAGCGTTCAATCAAAAGGAAAAGTGACAGAAAAGAAAACCAATAAAGGCTTGCTTTACGCAATTggacaaaaattcgaaaaacttCGGGCTTCCGCAACAAGCAATTCCTGTGCCAACATACCAACTCATAAAAAGTCTTCTTTAGAAAAGTCATCTCCagaaaaaatcacaaataaaaTACCGGAAGTGAAGAAAACGAAATCGCTGAGTGGAAATTCAAGCTCGAAAGTAACACAATCAGGTAAAATTAGAAGTAAAGCTATGATAAGTTCTGGCACATGTAATGAAGACTGTAATGCAGAATCCGAGAGTACTGCCAAACCAATTAAGAATGAAAAGCGTTCACGTATCGATGCAATGATACGTAATTTACGTGAACGCTCAGTTCCACGATCTCAGCCAATCGTTTCTTCAGAATCGAATTACATAAAGCGAGCGGTGAGCGTCGAAGAGATGCCAggtacttttaataaaaaatcagttAATAAAGTATTGGGCCTATTTAAACGTTACGAAAAAGATGCCAATCCAGAAAACCGCGTACGTAGTGTTCGTTCTACAAGCAATATAGAAAGAGATATTTGCAATTCATCTCCGATTTACCAAAATGCAGATGCAGTTCGTAAAATGAATGAAAACGTTGCAAAATCTAGCAGCAGTGCTGGTGTTAACAGAGATTCAAGTACTATAAAAACCTGCAAGGGGAGTGCAGTCTGTAATTGTCAGGATATGATGCCTTCACCTGCAAGCCCATTATGTCCTGACTGTTGTACAAAAACAGATGAAAATGGACGAAATTTACCATCAGCAGAAGGTAATCAGGAGAAACGAAAGGGTTTGATACTTGAATTGGTAAAACCCGATAAAAATCAGCAAATTAACACAACAATCAACAATGTCCGTTCATCAAAAATGTACCCATGTTTAAATGATAATGACATTTATTCCAACATTTCACCATACAGCAAGTCGATTAACAGTTCATCTGGTATTGGTTCTAGTATTTTAACTGCAGAAAAATCTTCCAATAACAACAATTCATCTATAATAAAGCAAAACAATAGCAGTAATAATAACAATCACTGTTCTTCACTACATACGTCACAAACCTCCGGATATCGAACATCTTCGACACACGAAGTAaatcaaaataacaatttattgtcGCCATCTTTTGAGAATATTGGAAACTATTCATCCGATTCTCGCAGTTACCAAGAAGATTGCGCATCTACGTCAACCTTTCTTTCTCCGACAGAAGAAGCAGAATTATGTTTTGACACCTGGTCCGTATGTTCTGAAGATAATTATCGGGGCCAGAGGGCAACACCTTCACCTACTGTATCTCACCTTTCCAGAGCTTCGCAAGCATCATCTCCAACTAGACGTGGTGATAGTTCCGAAGCTGGTGAAAGTGTAGTTGATCGCATTAAACGTCGTAGTTTCTATTGCAGATTTAATGAGAAAAAGCCAAAACGTACGAGTAGTATCGTAGGCCCTAATGCTGTTCGGGAATATTATCGTGAACAAAGCTCAGCGTCAAAAACGCGATCATCCACTAAAATTGCTACAGCTAGTGGTGAACGCGAACATTCACCAGACATAACACAGGAATTTTTCCGACCGCTTAAATTAAGTCCGAtcggaactgaactaaagccaCCAGTCTACAGATCATCATTTAGCAGCAGTCATGACTATTCCTCATCCAGTGGACGACCACGTAAAAGTCTGAATGATATTCGAACACCAACTTCACCGTCTTGCCTATCTGAGCGACGATATACATCTTTTGCCAATCCAGAAAATGAGTTACTTACAAACACTTCCAGTTTTTCTTCGCGTTTTAAAGGAAACACCTTTGATGAAGTCCCCAGGTCTGGCGTTGGTGCTTCAACCACTTACTACAACACCTATAATCCAAAGCGTCGTTTTTCATTCACCACAAATACAGGCATATCCTCAAGCGGAATTAGTTCAAACAACAGTCCTCAAGTAGATGGATATGCAACTATGGGAAGAAGGCCAATTCGTGCATATGATCATCGAACCATGTCTCTATTAGATCCACCCAACACGAATACATACCGACACGAAAACAATACATCGTCTTCTTTACGAGACTATACATCAAGCTTATCAag GTCAAACTCCCGTTATCGTAAATCATCAACACCACGCAGTCCTACCAATATTTGA